In the Acetobacterium sp. KB-1 genome, CCAAAAGGAGCTGGAAATTCTACCGTCAGCCCCTGATTTGTCGAATATATACGATTCGGCAAAGTTTCGGTCCCACCGGCAAGCATGATCGCCCCGGTATCTTTGATAATTTTATCTTCATACCGTCCATATCCGGTTTCATCAAGCTCATGCTGAGCCAATTCTTCGATGTGCATCATGAATACTTTTTTAATATTGGCTATATATGCCTCCCGATCATCGATTGTATGATTTTTCATCAGCTCGAGCTGTGCTATTCTAGCCGCTTCAATAGCTTCTTTTGCATTTTCGAAAACCCCTAATTGTTTGGTCATATTAATAAACTCCTTATTTACATTGATTTTTCGCTGTCTTTATTAAAACAGTTTGCTTATCTTAAGCTAAACGATACTTCACATTTGATCCTGCCACTGCCGATACACCGTATTCTTTCATCACTTCAACCAGTTCTAAAATATTGTTTTCCCAGACTTCACGCTCCGGCATCTTATAATCATTTCCCAGTGGGTATTCTAAACCAAGTGATTCATATTTCTCCGTTCCCATTTTATGGTAGGGAAGCAATTGAACCTGGATCACTTTATTTTGCAGTTCTTCTGCGATAAAACTTGCCGTTCTTCTAATGTTATCTTCATCGTTGTTAATTTCCGGGATAATCGGAATTCTGATGATTAGCGGTATTCCCGCATTAACGGTCTTTTGGATATTACTGAGAATTCGAGTATTCCCGCCACCGCAATACTTCATATGGCGATCTGAATTCATATGCTTGATATCTGTAATAATCAAATCCGTGTACGGAAAAAATTTCTCTAGTATTTTGAAATCACATTGCATACTTGTTTCGACCACCGTATTGACATGATTTTGCTTAGATACTTTCAACAACTCAAGGGAAAATTCCCATTGAACAGTGACTTCACCACCGTTTAAGGTAATTCCGCCGCCGGACTTTTGATAATAAGCCCGGTCGGCTAAAACCTGTTTCATGACTTCCTCAACGCTCATCAGCTCGCCCCATGTTTTAATTGCCTTTGAATAGCAGACATTTGCACAGACCTGACAGTCCCGGCAATTTTGGCGATCAATTTTTTGAATCCGATTTTCCATAAAAAGCAACGGAGATTCAGG is a window encoding:
- a CDS encoding glycyl-radical enzyme activating protein, with protein sequence MNSKAGLVYNIQRYTIHDGPGIRTEIFLKGCPMHCKWCSNPESINPKPELGIYPIKCIGKDKCGLCLDVCPLQPESPLLFMENRIQKIDRQNCRDCQVCANVCYSKAIKTWGELMSVEEVMKQVLADRAYYQKSGGGITLNGGEVTVQWEFSLELLKVSKQNHVNTVVETSMQCDFKILEKFFPYTDLIITDIKHMNSDRHMKYCGGGNTRILSNIQKTVNAGIPLIIRIPIIPEINNDEDNIRRTASFIAEELQNKVIQVQLLPYHKMGTEKYESLGLEYPLGNDYKMPEREVWENNILELVEVMKEYGVSAVAGSNVKYRLA